A stretch of Henckelia pumila isolate YLH828 chromosome 4, ASM3356847v2, whole genome shotgun sequence DNA encodes these proteins:
- the LOC140861866 gene encoding uncharacterized protein: MEKEKTQRERDAAEGGKRQHQPPNISPLLPLTENAYGGGMYGTEAGQSKDPTKPPASDTQSADGPAEATSKPKHKPPPSTGDKDLDITGQSYIQ, from the coding sequence ATGGAAAAAGAGAAAACGCAGCGGGAGAGGGATGCGGCGGAGGGTGGGAAGAGGCAGCACCAGCCACCTAACATTTCGCCGTTGTTGCCACTCACTGAAAACGCATACGGCGGCGGAATGTATGGAACCGAGGCGGGTCAATCGAAAGATCCGACGAAGCCCCCAGCCAGCGACACACAGAGCGCCGATGGGCCGGCTGAGGCCACCTCCAAGCCCAAGCATAAGCCGCCTCCATCCACCGGTGATAAGGACCTTGATATAACCGGACAATCGTATATTCAGTGA
- the LOC140866647 gene encoding uncharacterized protein: MAPKMVTNFRRSLSFHNHTSHNSAKPKKTLHARSVSLPCPSHPIIFQLRDKIDGLNDWAASESGLRTSGWLCDGLIRMKMVHDSLDDLLQLPQTRESLRGGGHYPDLMEKLLEDFLRFVEVYSMFQTLVLRFKEEYSAAQIAVRRRDDSTIAVHSKNLNRIGKEISNLVCRFHSTGKQIMPAGSSHDEETELIEVINDVIKVTIAISATVFGGISNSSAFRKPCSIGLSFKKKGKSEEGIRELEEINLDDLSGLRKKTEEDVKNVSKKMHEMEDCIVEIEGSGERVFRSLINSRVSFLNVLTQ, translated from the coding sequence ATGGCACCCAAAATGGTGACTAATTTCCGCAGATCCCTGTCGTTTCATAACCACACCTCCCACAATTCCGCGAAACCCAAGAAAACCCTTCACGCCAGATCCGTCAGTCTCCCATGCCCATCACACCCGATCATTTTCCAGCTCCGAGACAAAATCGACGGCCTTAACGACTGGGCTGCTTCGGAATCCGGATTGAGAACCTCTGGTTGGCTTTGCGACGGCTTGATCCGGATGAAAATGGTCCACGATTCGCTGGACGATCTTCTACAGCTACCACAGACTCGAGAATCCCTCCGCGGAGGTGGGCACTACCCCGACTTGATGGAGAAGCTGCTGGAAGACTTCCTCCGATTCGTCGAGGTCTACAGCATGTTCCAGACGCTGGTCCTCAGGTTCAAAGAGGAGTATTCCGCAGCTCAAATCGCGGTGAGAAGAAGAGACGACAGCACAATCGCCGTGCATTCCAAAAATCTGAACAGAATCGGTAAAGAAATCAGCAATCTTGTTTGTCGTTTTCATTCGACGGGGAAACAGATAATGCCGGCGGGTTCATCGCACGATGAAGAAACAGAGCTGATCGAAGTCATAAACGATGTAATCAAAGTCACCATAGCAATTTCAGCCACGGTTTTTGGCGGGATTTCGAACTCGTCCGCCTTCCGAAAACCGTGTTCCATTGGGCTCAGCTTCAAGAAGAAAGGGAAGAGTGAAGAGGGAATCAGAGAACTGGAAGAAATAAATCTGGATGATCTGTCGGGTTTAAGGAAGAAAACAGAGGAAGATGTGAAAAATGTGAGCAAGAAAATGCATGAAATGGAAGATTGTATAGTGGAGATTGAAGGGTCAGGCGAGAGGGTTTTCAGGAGTTTGATCAATTCTAGGGTTTCATTCCTCAATGTTTTAACACAATAA
- the LOC140863335 gene encoding ATP-dependent zinc metalloprotease FTSH, chloroplastic encodes MASTSANPLLSSNFFGTKIVVPRTPKTVPRKFVVPLSFLSNKNSNKSNYSIQNHATIAALLFSSITPQAFALDNAPPPPAPQVIEIEAQNPGPSSPFGQNLILNAPSPQAKPSSDLPEGSQWRYSEFLNAVKKGKVERVRFSKDGSALQLTAVDGRRATVIVPNDPDLIDILAMNGVDITVSEGDSGNGLFSFIGNLLFPFLAFAGLFFLFRRAQGGPGGPGGLGGPMDFGRSKSKFQEVPETGVTFADVAGADQAKLELQEVVDFLKNPDKYTALGAKIPKGCLLVGPPGTGKTLLARAVSGEAGVPFFSCAASEFVELFVGVGASRVRDLFEKAKSKAPCIVFIDEIDAVGRQRGAGLGGGNDEREQTINQLLTEMDGFSGNSGVIVLGATNRPDVLDAALLRPGRFDRQVTVDRPDVAGRVKILQVHSRGKALAKDVDFEKIARRTPGFTGADLQNLMNEAAILAARRDLKEISKDEISDALERIIAGPEKKNAVVSEEKKKLVAYHEAGHALVGALMPEYDPVAKISIIPRGQAGGLTFFAPSEERLESGLYSRSYLENQMAVALGGRVAEEVIFGEDNVTTGASNDFMQVSRVARQMVERFGFSKKIGQVAIGGGGGNPFLGQQMSTQKDYSMATADVVDAEVRELVEKAYARAKHIMTTHIDILHKLAQLLIEKETVDGEEFMSLFIDGKAELYVA; translated from the exons ATGGCCTCAACCTCGGCAAATCCTTTACTTTCCTCAAATTTCTTTGGCACCAAAATCGTGGTTCCCCGCACCCCGAAAACAGTACCAAGAAAATTCGTAGTGCCACTATCGTTTTTGAGCAACAAGAATTCTAATAAATCCAATTATAGCATTCAAAATCATGCTACTATAGCTGCGTTACTTTTTTCTTCGATTACTCCACAGGCGTTCGCTTTAGATAACGCTCCTCCTCCTCCTGCACCGCAGGTGATTGAAATTGAGGCGCAAAATCCAGGCCCATCTTCACCCTTTGGTCAAAATCTGATCTTGAATGCTCCAAGTCCTCAGGCCAAGCCTTCATCTGACCTCCCCGAGGGTTCCCAATGGCGTTACAGCGAGTTCTTGAATGCAGTGAAGAAGGGTAAGGTTGAGAGAGTGAGGTTTAGTAAAGACGGAAGTGCTCTTCAGCTGACGGCTGTAGATGGCCGTAGGGCAACTGTTATAGTGCCGAATGACCCGGACTTGATTGACATTTTAGCTATGAATGGTGTTGATATTACTGTTTCTGAGGGTGACTCTGGGAATGGGCTGTTCAGTTTTATTGGGAATTTGTTGTTTCCATTTCTTGCTTTTGCTGGTCTATTCTTTTTGTTCAGGCGCGCCCAGGGCGGGCCTGGTGGACCTGGGGGGCTAGGCGGACCTATGGATTTTGGGCGGTCTAAGTCCAAGTTCCAGGAGGTGCCTGAGACTGGGGTCACATTTGCTGATGTTGCAGGGGCTGATCAAGCGAAATTAGAGTTGCAAGAAGTGGTTGATTTCCTGAAAAACCCTGATAAGTACACTGCACTGGGTGCAAAAATACCTAAAGGTTGCCTTTTGGTCGGTCCACCGGGCACAGGAAAAACCCTTTTGGCCAGAGCTGTGTCTGGTGAGGCCGGAGTTCCGTTCTTCTCATGTGCTGCTTCAGAATTTGTGGAGCTGTTTGTGGGTGTTGGAGCTTCAAGAGTGAGGGATTTATTCGAGAAGGCAAAGTCGAAGGCACCTTGCATTGTTTTCATTGATGAGATTGATGCTGTTGGAAGGCAGAGAGGGGCAGGGCTTGGTGGTGGGAATGATGAGAGGGAGCAGACTATTAATCAGCTCTTGACTGAAATGGACGGATTCTCTGGTAATTCTGGTGTTATAGTGTTGGGAGCAACTAACAGACCGGATGTTCTTGATGCAGCATTGTTGAGGCCCGGAAGGTTTGATAGACAGGTCACAGTCGACAGGCCTGATGTTGCTGGTAGAGTCAAGATTCTTCAG GTGCATTCCAGAGGAAAGGCTCTTGCAAAGGATGTTGATTTTGAAAAGATTGCTCGGAGAACACCTGGTTTCACCGGTGCAGATTTGCAAAACTTGATGAATGAAGCAGCCATCCTCGCAGCAAGGCGTGACCTTAAGGAAATAAGCAAAGATGAGATATCTGATGCTCTGGAGAGGATAATTGCTGGACCAGAGAAGAAAAATGCAGTTGTTtctgaagaaaagaagaagctcGTTGCTTATCACG AGGCTGGACATGCTTTAGTTGGTGCCTTGATGCCCGAGTATGACCCTGTTGCCAAAATTTCCATTATTCCTCGTGGCCAAGCTGGTGGACTGACTTTCTTTGCTCCAAGTGAAGAGAGGCTCGAGTCTGGGTTATACAGTCGAAGCTACCTAGAAAATCAGATGGCTGTTGCTCTCGGTGGAAG AGTAGCAGAGGAGGTTATTTTCGGAGAGGATAATGTAACAACTGGCGCATCCAATGACTTCATGCAAGTTTCAAGGGTTGCGAGGCAGATGGTGGAGAGATTCGGGTTCAGTAAAAAGATCGGACAAGTGGCCATAGGTGGTGGTGGTGGAAACCCCTTTCTTGGCCAACAG ATGTCGACACAGAAAGACTACTCAATGGCGACTGCTGATGTGGTTGATGCGGAAGTGAGAGAGCTGGTGGAGAAAGCATATGCAAGGGCCAAGCACATTATGACAACACATATAGACATTCTGCACAAGCTTGCTCAGCTGTTGATAGAGAAAGAAACTGTTGATGGCGAAGAGTTCATGAGCCTCTTCATCGACGGGAAAGCTGAACTCTATGTGGCGTGA
- the LOC140861867 gene encoding uncharacterized protein, which yields MCSNLAGLVSLHESLKNLIQTPSFQQALSHDQCGNWIDEVLEGSLALVDLCGFSRDVVSVSKESIQDLKSSIRRNRGQTATSDDINSFMASRKKIYKMVNKKCIKNSKRCNQNSATLVQEDVDLKTMVMVFREIEAISSSVINSILLLLSGSKARSKQRSWSLLSKFTQTSRVYSEADQECSDNDFFIVHFDESTNGKDNATVQNILRKLKVSEMAIHELEEGLEALFRSLVKTRVSILNVLSDH from the coding sequence ATGTGTTCAAACTTGGCTGGCCTCGTTAGTTTGCACGAATCCCTCAAGAATCTGATTCAGACACCTTCATTCCAGCAAGCCCTCTCGCATGACCAATGTGGGAATTGGATTGATGAGGTTCTTGAAGGGTCACTTGCACTTGTGGATCTTTGCGGATTTTCAAGAGATGTTGTCTCTGTATCCAAGGAATCCATTCAAGATCTCAAATCCTCCATTAGGAGAAACAGAGGTCAAACAGCTACATCAGATGACATCAATTCTTTTATGGCCTCAAGAAAAAAGATTTACAAAATGGTCAACAAGAAGTGCATCAAGAATTCGAAAAGGTGCAACCAGAATTCAGCAACACTCGTACAAGAAGACGTTGATCTTAAAACTATGGTGATGGTGTTCAGAGAAATTGAGGCTATTTCTTCATCAGTCATAAATTCGATATTATTACTCCTATCCGGTTCAAAGGCGAGATCAAAGCAGAGAAGTTGGTCCTTGCTTTCAAAGTTCACTCAAACAAGCCGTGTATATTCTGAAGCAGATCAAGAATGCAGTGACAATGACTTTTTTATCGTGCACTTCGACGAGTCCACGAATGGCAAGGATAATGCAACTGTTCAAAACATTTTGAGGAAGTTGAAAGTATCAGAAATGGCAATCCATGAACTTGAAGAGGGATTGGAAGCTTTGTTTAGGAGTTTAGTGAAAACAAGAGTTTCCATTCTTAATGTTCTCAGTGATCACTAA
- the LOC140861868 gene encoding uncharacterized protein: protein MVHFHARSNSFPSNSHPVMVEIQDHLNRLKGSEATSTSDKSAFSNLARLVNLQDGLKNLIQIPTIQQALSYNQLGTRINEILEGSLRLVDLCGFSREVVCLTKESVHDLESSIRRNRGETATANDIKSYLASRKRINKAVDKYIKNLKSFNQNSTALLEEDNALKTIVIVLKEMEAISFSVLKSVLLLLSGANERSNQRSWPFLSKFTQKKNQAYSETNEECGSEDLFNLHVRSSMKLTDNSAVQNILKKLKESEMIIHQLEEGLEALFRSLLKTRVSLLNILSDH, encoded by the coding sequence ATGGTTCATTTTCATGCTAGATCAAACAGTTTTCCTTCAAATTCTCATCCAGTAATGGTTGAGATTCAGGATCATTTGAACCGGTTAAAGGGCTCAGAAGCCACATCCACATCAGACAAATCTGCATTTTCAAACTTGGCTCGCCTCGTGAATTTGCAAGACGGCCTCAAGAATCTGATTCAGATTCCCACTATCCAACAAGCCCTCTCCTATAACCAACTTGGGACTAGGATCAATGAGATTCTTGAAGGATCGCTGAGGCTCGTGGACCTTTGTGGATTTTCAAGAGAGGTCGTCTGTTTAACCAAGGAATCTGTTCATGATCTCGAATCCTCCATTAGAAGAAACAGAGGTGAAACAGCCACAGCAAATGATATCAAATCTTATTTGGCCTCAAGAAAAAGGATTAACAAAGCAGTCGATAAATACATCAAGAACTTGAAAAGCTTCAACCAGAATTCAACAGCACTTCTAGAAGAAGATAATGCTCTTAAGACCATCGTCATAGTGTTGAAAGAAATGGAGGCAATTTCCTTCTCAGTCCTAAAGTCGGTGTTATTACTTCTGTCTGGTGCGAATGAAAGATCAAACCAAAGAAGTTGGCCATTTCTTTCAAAGTTCACTCAAAAGAAAAACCAAGCATATTCCGAGACAAATGAAGAATGTGGCTCCGAGGACTTGTTTAACTTGCATGTTCGCTCGTCAATGAAATTGACGGACAATTCAGCTGTTCAGAACATCTTGAAGAAGTTGAAAGAATCAGAAATGATCATCCATCAACTTGAAGAGGGATTGGAAGCTTTGTTTAGGAGTTTATTGAAAACAAGAGTTTCTCTCCTTAACATTCTCAGTGATCATTAG
- the LOC140861869 gene encoding uncharacterized protein, translated as MANFHSRSNSFPSKSHPVMDEIQDHLRRLKASEATSITAKSVNSDLVSLVDLHEGVQNLIQIPSIQQVLSHEQCGTWINEILEGSLSLVDLCGFSRDVCCSMKEYIQELESSIRRNRDKTATETDIKSYLVSRKKINKMISMKYVKNLKSFDQNSTVSVENDNNLQAIVMVMKHAAAISFSVLNSVPLFLSGANGRSKSRNWSLLSKFTLNHVYPETDRDCGSKDLFDLHVGASMKFMDKVIVQNILKKLKESEMAIHELEDGLESLFRSLVKTRVSLLNILSDH; from the coding sequence ATGGCTAATTTCCATTCCAGATCAAACAGTTTTCCATCTAAATCTCATCCAGTGATGGATGAGATTCAAGATCATTTACGTCGGTTAAAGGCTTCAGAAGCCACGTCGATAACAGCCAAATCTGTAAATTCGGACTTGGTCAGCCTCGTAGACTTGCACGAGGGAGTCCAGAATCTGATTCAGATACCTTCAATCCAACAAGTCCTCTCCCATGAGCAATGTGGAACTTGGATCAATGAGATTCTTGAAGGATCACTCAGTCTCGTGGATTTATGTGGATTTTCGAGAGATGTTTGTTGTTCAATGAAGGAATACATTCAAGAGCTCGAATCCTCCATTAGAAGAAACAGAGATAAAACAGCCACGGAGACTGATATCAAGTCTTATTTGGTCTCAAGAAAAAAGATTAACAAAATGATCAGCATGAAGTACGTGAAGAACTTGAAAAGCTTCGACCAAAATTCAACAGTATCCGTAGAAAACGATAATAATCTGCAAGCTATCGTGATGGTGATGAAACATGCAGCGGCTATTTCTTTCTCGGTCCTAAACTCGGTACCGTTATTCCTGTCCGGTGCAAATGGAAGATCAAAGTCAAGAAATTGGTCATTGCTTTCAAAGTTCACTTTGAACCATGTATATCCCGAGACAGATCGAGATTGCGGTTCTAAGGACTTGTTCGACTTGCACGTTGGGGCCTCAATGAAATTCATGGACAAAGTAATtgttcaaaacatcttgaagaAGTTGAAAGAATCAGAAATGGCCATCCATGAACTTGAAGATGGATTAGAATCGTTGTTTAGGAGTTTAGTGAAAACAAGAGTTTCTCTCCTTAATATTCTCAGTGATCATTAG
- the LOC140861870 gene encoding uncharacterized protein, with translation MDDIQEHLCRLRGSEGMPGTAKSICSNLASLVNRHEEIKNLIQMSSIQQAISHERRGTWIDEILEGSLRLVDLCEFSRDVVCLTKESVQDIESSIRRNRGETSTAKDINSYLASRKKINQMINKNIKNMKSFNQNLTPLLEKAEDLKAIAAMLKEMEAISSSVLKSILILVSGEKRRSKQRSWLLLSKFTQTSRVHDEMEQEMDGGDMLYALAINMLQKGMDKVTKPNVLRELKSSEMTIHDLEEGLESFFRSLVKTRVSLLNALSH, from the coding sequence ATGGATGACATTCAAGAACATTTATGCCGGTTAAGGGGCTCAGAAGGCATGCCTGGAACAGCAAAATCCATATGTTCAAACTTGGCTAGCCTCGTAAATCGGCATGAAGAAATCAAGAATCTGATTCAGATGTCTTCAATCCAACAAGCCATCTCCCATGAACGACGTGGGACTTGGATCGATGAGATTCTCGAAGGATCACTCAGGCTCGTGGATCTTTGTGAATTTTCGAGAGATGTTGTCTGCTTAACCAAGGAATCCGTTCAAGATATTGAATCCTCCATCAGAAGAAACAGAGGTGAAACATCCACAGCAAAGGACATCAATTCTTACTTGGCCTCAAGAAAGAAGATTAACCAAATGATCAATAAGAACATCAAGAATATGAAGAGCTTCAACCAGAACTTGACACCACTCCTAGAAAAAGCCGAAGATCTTAAAGCCATCGCGGCAATGTTGAAAGAAATGGAGGCTATTTCTTCCTCCGTTTTGAAATCTATACTGATACTCGTGTCCGGGGAAAAGAGAAGATCAAAGCAAAGAAGTTGGCTATTGCTTTCGAAGTTCACCCAAACTAGCCGTGTACATGATGAGATGGAGCAAGAAATGGATGGTGGAGATATGTTGTATGCATTGGCTATCAACATGCTGCAAAAAGGGATGGACAAGGTTACAAAGCCAAATGTATTGAGGGAATTGAAATCATCAGAAATGACAATACATGATCTTGAAGAGGGATTAGAATCTTTCTTTAGGAGTCTAGTGAAAACCAGAGTTTCTCTTCTTAATGCTCTGAGCCATTAG